From one Spiroplasma endosymbiont of Lasioglossum villosulum genomic stretch:
- a CDS encoding PstS family phosphate ABC transporter substrate-binding protein: protein MLKKRILSLFWLITMISIFIVTLVSHKPYFIMGGSTSVAPLMHTLMEDYPDNHKEADFTYNSLGSDAAVIPVNKNMFGIGWLSKEYTTPNNNLISFVLSKDGMILVYNLPQDCLGNNKPLNFTQDKVKKMYLSKSPIFWRDLFPQNTSEPNQGWIKPTCNLKILPYTRENGSGTRDVFKEKVLGNSKAYYPQAITVNSSTQMFNMSSGGVGYSSYSDKKQLDSNKQFTNIHIANWENIAPSLDTIKNGTYQLSRPFTGLINKNFKQINTLVKFLKFLFIPDYPGHNEYVVPAFSETQYAQSAVPLTDKLNYDLNQWLNNFP, encoded by the coding sequence ATGCTAAAAAAAAGAATTTTGTCATTATTTTGATTAATCACAATGATTAGTATTTTTATTGTAACTTTAGTTAGTCATAAACCCTATTTTATTATGGGGGGTTCAACTTCAGTAGCACCTTTAATGCATACATTAATGGAAGACTATCCCGATAATCATAAAGAAGCAGACTTTACTTATAACAGTTTAGGTTCAGATGCAGCAGTAATTCCAGTTAATAAAAATATGTTTGGTATTGGCTGACTTTCAAAAGAATATACAACTCCTAATAATAATTTAATTTCTTTTGTTTTATCAAAAGATGGTATGATTTTAGTTTATAATTTGCCACAAGATTGCTTAGGTAATAATAAACCTCTAAATTTTACACAAGATAAAGTAAAAAAAATGTATTTATCGAAATCACCTATTTTCTGAAGAGATTTATTTCCACAAAATACTTCAGAACCAAATCAAGGTTGAATCAAACCAACTTGTAACCTCAAAATTTTACCTTATACTAGAGAAAATGGTTCAGGAACACGAGATGTTTTTAAGGAAAAAGTTCTGGGTAATTCAAAAGCATATTATCCACAAGCAATAACTGTTAATTCAAGTACACAAATGTTTAATATGTCTAGTGGTGGTGTTGGCTATAGTTCATATTCAGATAAAAAACAATTAGATTCGAATAAACAATTCACTAATATTCATATTGCTAATTGAGAAAATATTGCTCCAAGTTTAGACACCATTAAAAATGGTACTTATCAGTTATCACGACCATTTACAGGTTTAATAAATAAAAATTTTAAACAAATTAATACTTTAGTTAAATTTCTAAAATTCTTGTTTATTCCTGACTATCCAGGTCATAACGAATACGTAGTTCCTGCTTTTTCAGAAACTCAGTACGCACAATCAGCAGTACCATTAACTGACAAATTAAATTATGATTTAAATCAGTGATTAAACAATTTTCCATAA
- the asnS gene encoding asparagine--tRNA ligase, which produces MIYTINNLFINSNDKTKKIPTQVTVNGWVRSNRNSKKVGFLDLNDGSSINNLQVVYDPNLENNNNLTNVTTGSAVTITGNLILTPNAKQPFELKVITATVYNICANDYPIQKKEHTNEFLREHAHLRVRTNTFLSLFRIRDQVSWSIHKFFHDNQFIYLHSPLITANDAEGAGENFIVTTITNDKYEKDFFGKKASLTVSGQLNAEAYAQSLQKVYTFGPTFRAEKSNTTRHAAEFWMVEPEFTFSNLQDNIILAQKLIKTVIRDVLNNCNSELKFLEQKQETKNEQSLIEKLEKIADFKSDFKVITYTEVIELLLNAQKKGKKFEFNEIKWGIDLQSEHERYLCEEITKQPTFVINYPQTIKAFYMKLNPIDSNHPQQKTVAAMDLLVPGIGELIGGSVREDNYEQLLKNKTQFKIEGNDLQWYFDLRKYGYAPSAGFGLGLERFLMFITGINNIRDVIPFPRTPNNLLF; this is translated from the coding sequence ATGATTTACACAATTAATAATTTATTTATTAATAGTAACGATAAAACTAAAAAAATACCAACACAAGTAACTGTTAACGGTTGGGTTCGTTCTAATCGAAATAGTAAAAAAGTTGGGTTTTTAGATTTAAACGATGGTTCTTCAATTAATAACTTACAAGTAGTATATGATCCAAATTTAGAAAATAATAACAATTTAACTAATGTTACTACTGGTAGTGCTGTTACTATTACTGGTAATTTAATTTTAACACCAAATGCAAAACAACCATTTGAACTAAAAGTAATTACTGCTACTGTCTACAACATATGCGCTAATGATTATCCAATCCAAAAAAAAGAACATACAAATGAATTTCTTCGTGAACACGCACACTTACGTGTTCGTACTAATACTTTCTTGTCATTATTTAGAATTCGTGATCAAGTATCATGATCTATTCATAAATTTTTCCATGATAATCAATTTATTTACCTACATAGTCCTCTTATTACAGCTAATGATGCTGAAGGTGCTGGTGAAAATTTTATTGTTACTACTATAACTAATGATAAATATGAAAAGGATTTTTTTGGGAAAAAAGCCTCATTAACTGTTAGTGGTCAGTTAAATGCTGAAGCCTACGCTCAATCTTTACAAAAAGTTTACACATTTGGACCAACATTTCGTGCTGAAAAATCTAATACTACACGTCACGCAGCAGAATTTTGAATGGTAGAACCAGAATTTACCTTTAGTAATCTACAAGATAATATTATACTAGCCCAAAAACTAATAAAAACTGTTATTAGAGATGTTCTAAATAATTGTAATTCTGAATTAAAATTCTTAGAACAAAAACAAGAAACTAAAAATGAACAATCACTAATTGAAAAATTAGAAAAAATTGCCGATTTTAAATCTGATTTTAAAGTTATTACTTATACAGAAGTCATTGAATTACTTTTAAATGCACAAAAAAAAGGAAAAAAATTTGAATTTAATGAAATTAAATGAGGAATTGATTTACAATCAGAACATGAAAGATATTTATGTGAAGAAATAACTAAACAACCAACTTTTGTTATTAACTATCCACAAACCATCAAAGCTTTTTACATGAAACTTAATCCAATTGATAGTAATCATCCACAACAAAAAACAGTGGCAGCTATGGATTTATTAGTGCCAGGGATTGGTGAATTAATTGGTGGTTCTGTTCGTGAAGATAATTATGAACAATTACTAAAAAATAAAACTCAATTCAAAATTGAAGGTAATGATCTACAATGATATTTTGATTTAAGAAAATATGGATATGCACCAAGTGCTGGTTTTGGTTTAGGTCTAGAAAGATTTTTAATGTTTATTACTGGTATTAATAATATTAGAGATGTTATTCCTTTTCCTCGTACACCAAATAACTTATTATTCTAA
- a CDS encoding HPr family phosphocarrier protein yields MNCIIYVVQIDDEKKIGLHARPIAKIAAAISKYKNIEVEVIKLPDNADITKSVKLTGNETKVKAKSVLNFLGLQAKNFSKIAFIITKMDEKVEDKKLEEVKSEIISLLKEEKLIK; encoded by the coding sequence ATGAATTGTATTATTTATGTTGTGCAAATTGATGATGAAAAAAAGATTGGTTTACATGCACGACCAATAGCCAAAATTGCAGCTGCTATTAGTAAGTATAAAAATATTGAGGTAGAAGTCATTAAATTACCTGATAATGCAGATATTACGAAGTCAGTAAAACTTACTGGTAATGAAACTAAAGTTAAAGCTAAGTCAGTTCTTAATTTTCTAGGTTTACAAGCAAAAAATTTTAGTAAAATTGCTTTTATTATTACAAAAATGGATGAAAAAGTAGAAGATAAAAAACTTGAAGAAGTTAAATCAGAAATTATTTCTTTATTAAAAGAAGAAAAATTAATAAAGTAA
- the rpmB gene encoding 50S ribosomal protein L28: protein MARKCALSGIGPLAGNNRSHAMNSSRRKWNPNLQPVKIGGKTLMISARTLKTLKKNNALDNKK, encoded by the coding sequence ATGGCAAGAAAATGTGCTTTAAGTGGTATTGGTCCACTAGCTGGTAACAACCGTTCGCATGCGATGAACTCTTCTAGAAGAAAATGAAATCCAAACTTACAACCAGTAAAAATTGGTGGAAAAACTTTAATGATTAGTGCTCGTACTTTAAAAACTTTAAAGAAAAATAATGCTTTAGATAATAAAAAATAA
- the greA gene encoding transcription elongation factor GreA, whose translation MSEINKNKEIIISEQGLEKLKTELYKRINVERESIKERLKAARGDGDLSENADYTSAREEQGKNEARIQELETIITSAVILEEQKQRKNSNIKAVRVGSWVTIVKIKHGKIVSESEEKFKIVGSIESNPFEGLISNECPLALSIMNCVVGDIVDIKGIKETYRVKIIEVKNHF comes from the coding sequence ATGAGCGAAATTAACAAAAATAAAGAAATAATAATTTCAGAACAAGGTTTAGAAAAGTTAAAAACTGAATTATATAAACGAATTAATGTTGAACGTGAATCAATAAAAGAACGATTAAAAGCAGCTAGGGGTGATGGCGATTTATCAGAAAATGCTGATTATACTAGTGCGCGTGAAGAGCAAGGCAAAAATGAAGCACGCATTCAAGAACTTGAAACGATTATTACTAGTGCTGTTATTCTTGAAGAACAAAAACAACGTAAAAATAGTAATATCAAAGCAGTTCGTGTTGGTAGTTGAGTAACAATTGTAAAAATTAAACATGGTAAAATTGTTTCTGAATCAGAAGAAAAATTTAAAATTGTTGGAAGTATTGAAAGTAATCCATTTGAAGGATTAATTTCTAATGAGTGCCCATTAGCACTATCAATTATGAATTGTGTTGTTGGTGATATTGTTGATATTAAAGGTATTAAAGAAACATATAGGGTAAAAATTATAGAAGTAAAAAATCATTTTTAA
- a CDS encoding Mbov_0401 family ICE element transposase-like protein has protein sequence MQKWVRVCLVDEWLELPKYKRIGEDVEQIIIEYFADGKRYHDICAICKKAGISVSTVHRVFKNLEVIEANPVKVKLEKNQPIFVAIDDGHRKFWDFKRKGIKHSMRLITTYTDNINHKVQNKRVKAIIRPTRTAIGVKKTVEFIKEHCKKFYENVEQAKIIICGDSAGWIKDVADYLGAEFILDKFHLIRRLYLGILAGNKGKYLKEYNHCKNLINNGKYDELIDYLYNQLDNHKKLKKKYFKNNKQGIENQGKKWNIGCYTETNIWHVLKEMLGNRTYNILIYIKMVIFKCNKINLET, from the coding sequence TTACAAAAATGAGTTCGTGTTTGTTTAGTTGATGAATGACTAGAATTACCTAAATATAAAAGAATTGGTGAAGATGTTGAACAAATTATTATTGAATATTTTGCTGACGGAAAAAGATATCATGATATTTGTGCTATTTGTAAAAAAGCAGGTATTAGTGTTAGCACTGTTCATAGAGTTTTTAAGAATTTAGAAGTAATTGAAGCAAATCCAGTAAAAGTAAAATTAGAAAAAAATCAACCTATTTTTGTAGCAATTGATGATGGACATCGAAAGTTTTGAGATTTTAAACGTAAAGGTATAAAACACTCTATGAGATTAATAACAACATATACAGATAATATTAATCACAAAGTACAAAATAAAAGAGTAAAAGCAATTATAAGACCAACAAGAACAGCAATTGGAGTTAAAAAGACTGTTGAATTTATTAAAGAACATTGTAAAAAATTTTATGAAAATGTTGAACAAGCAAAAATAATTATTTGTGGTGATAGTGCAGGGTGAATTAAAGATGTTGCAGATTATTTAGGTGCTGAGTTTATTTTAGATAAATTTCATTTAATTAGAAGATTATATCTTGGAATATTGGCTGGAAATAAAGGAAAATATTTAAAAGAATATAATCACTGTAAAAATTTAATTAATAATGGTAAATATGATGAATTAATTGACTATTTATATAATCAATTAGATAATCATAAAAAATTAAAGAAAAAATATTTTAAAAATAATAAACAAGGTATTGAAAATCAAGGTAAGAAATGAAATATTGGTTGTTATACTGAAACAAATATTTGACATGTTTTAAAAGAAATGCTTGGTAATAGAACATATAATATTTTAATTTATATTAAAATGGTTATTTTTAAATGTAATAAAATAAATTTAGAAACATAA